The following proteins are encoded in a genomic region of Peromyscus eremicus chromosome 14, PerEre_H2_v1, whole genome shotgun sequence:
- the Zbtb42 gene encoding zinc finger and BTB domain-containing protein 42, with translation MEFPEHGVRLLGRLRQQRELGFLCDCTVLVGDARFPAHRAVLAACSVYFHLFYRDQPASSRDTVRLNGDIVTVPAFSRLLDFMYEGRLDLHSLPVEDVLAAASYLHMYDIVKVCKRRLRKKDPDLETRALGTELPGQPPYSLPSWSPDFCQAAPKAKPPSLGVKAAHPLPTFGPPSWQVTGESSGALDLSLKPGPRPEQVHPSCILQTPLCSSMQQGAQPLVKAEQDSFSEQDSSSPRSTNRSPPPVYASAAQGLAVDLEPLNVQGTGSQQLGLDAEPVVDSEELGPNRHLCICPLCCKLFPSAHALQLHLSAHFRERDSIRARLSPEGAVPTCPLCSKTFSCTYTLKRHERTHSGEKPYTCVQCGKSFQYSHNLSRHAVVHTREKPHACRWCERRFTQSGDLYRHVRKFHYGLVKSLLV, from the coding sequence ATGGAGTTCCCGGAGCACGGCGTACGGCTGCTGGGCCGCCTGAGGCAGCAGCGCGAGCTGGGCTTCCTGTGCGACTGCACTGTCCTGGTGGGCGACGCGCGTTTCCCTGCGCACCGCGCTGTACTGGCCGCGTGCAGTGTCTACTTCCATCTCTTCTACAGGGACCAGCCCGCGAGCAGCCGCGACACGGTGCGGCTCAACGGCGATATCGTCACGGTGCCCGCCTTCAGTCGCCTGCTGGACTTCATGTACGAGGGCCGCCTGGACCTGCACAGCCTGCCTGTCGAGGACGTCCTGGCTGCCGCCAGCTACCTACACATGTATGACATCGTCAAGGTTTGCAAGCGCAGGCTTAGGAAGAAAGACCCAGATCTGGAGACTCGCGCTCTGGGGACAGAGCTTCCTGGTCAGCCACCATACTCCCTGCCTTCCTGGTCCCCTGACTTCTGCCAAGCTGCACCAAAGGCCAAACCCCCATCTCTAGGAGTCAAGGCTGCTCATCCCCTGCCAACATTTGGACCTCCATCTTGGCAGGTCACAGGGGAGTCAAGTGGGGCCCTGGATCTGTCACTGAAGCCTGGTCCAAGACCAGAGCAGGTGCACCCATCCTGCATCCTCCAGACACCCCTCTGCAGCTCGATGCAGCAAGGGGCCCAGCCTCTGGTGAAGGCCGAGCAAGATTCATTCTCCGAACAAGATAGCAGCAGCCCTCGGAGCACCAACAGATCCCCACCACCAGTCTATGCGTCTGCAGCCCAAGGCCTGGCCGTGGACTTGGAGCCGCTGAACGTCCAAGGGACAGGCAGCCAGCAGCTTGGGCTGGATGCAGAGCCAGTGGTGGACAGTGAGGAGCTGGGTCCCAACAGGCACCTTTGCATTTGCCCGCTGTGCTGCAAGCTGTTCCCTAGCGCCCATGCACTGCAGCTGCATCTCAGTGCCCACTTCCGAGAGCGGGACAGCATCCGGGCCAGGCTCTCTCCAGAGGGGGCCGTGCCCACATGCCCGCTCTGCAGCAAGACCTTCTCTTGCACATACACACTGAAGAGGCATGAACGGACACACTCTGGGGAGAAGCCCTATACATGCGTCCAGTGTGGCAAGAGCTTCCAGTACTCACACAACTTAAGCCGGCATGCTGTGGTCCACACACGGGAGAAGCCCCATGCCTGCCGCTGGTGTGAGCGCCGATTCACACAGTCTGGGGACCTGTATCGCCATGTCCGCAAGTTCCACTATGGTCTCGTCAAGTCCTTGCTGGTGTGA